In Fimbriiglobus ruber, a genomic segment contains:
- a CDS encoding EF-hand domain-containing protein: MTTRTIGTTLTAVILAVVSLAAAEPAPAPVAGSVRDVVYFGPGGPYRVRLHVAIDGKPVDAGWAAAVDALFAFCDRNGDGVLDQAERALLAPPALRRGRDIMLGIDQEGMTTSPIQLTFPKRDENVTRAAFAEAIRTAGAGAIDLSGVTGPTDSAALSAALFRHLDADKDGKISPGELKTARERLAILDVNEDEILSGPELLGRAVSTAAVRTPVALGMRATPEAGSASPDILFLPADDDRAVKYLLTTRGSARATALTRAEFGADAATFAALDKDGNGRLDTAELAEWLRQSPAAELALSFSPPDQAARWSAPSPGTRGAQITTKPDGPVVAAWPGTFFRFERPRDDRPSLRAAWDEQANGLRKRLKDLAKDGGPVARKAIESDPLALALFDFADRNADGKLDPAKEAEAALKLLAPLVGCRVNVRFVDEGNGLFELLDKDGDGRLTPRELVEAAAVLKSYADRDGNISPASLPRRVIVRAEVESITLVVPLRTPRVTDMASRPARASGPEWFEKMDRNGDGDVSLREFLGPIALFRKLDRDGDELLSPEEAKDLDR; this comes from the coding sequence ATGACCACCCGGACGATTGGGACAACCCTAACGGCGGTGATCCTGGCAGTGGTCTCCCTCGCCGCAGCGGAACCCGCTCCCGCGCCGGTTGCCGGAAGCGTCCGGGACGTCGTTTACTTCGGTCCCGGCGGGCCTTACCGGGTTCGCCTGCACGTCGCGATCGACGGCAAGCCGGTCGACGCCGGGTGGGCTGCCGCCGTGGACGCGCTCTTCGCCTTTTGCGACCGGAACGGCGACGGCGTGCTGGACCAGGCCGAGCGAGCCCTGCTGGCACCGCCGGCGCTGCGGCGAGGCCGGGACATCATGCTCGGCATCGACCAGGAAGGGATGACCACTTCGCCCATTCAGCTCACGTTCCCGAAGCGGGACGAGAACGTCACCCGGGCGGCGTTCGCCGAAGCGATCCGCACTGCCGGGGCCGGGGCGATTGACCTGAGCGGCGTCACCGGCCCGACCGACTCGGCCGCCCTCTCGGCCGCCCTGTTCCGGCACCTCGACGCCGACAAAGACGGCAAGATCTCGCCCGGCGAACTGAAGACTGCCCGCGAACGCCTCGCGATTCTGGACGTTAACGAAGACGAAATTCTGTCCGGCCCGGAGTTGTTGGGGCGTGCCGTCAGCACGGCAGCTGTTCGCACCCCCGTAGCGCTCGGCATGCGCGCGACGCCCGAGGCGGGCTCCGCGTCGCCCGACATCCTCTTCCTCCCGGCGGACGACGACCGTGCGGTGAAGTACCTGCTCACGACCCGCGGGTCCGCGCGGGCCACGGCCCTGACACGGGCTGAATTCGGCGCCGACGCGGCAACCTTCGCGGCGCTCGACAAGGACGGGAATGGCCGCCTCGATACGGCCGAACTGGCGGAATGGCTCCGCCAATCGCCGGCCGCGGAACTCGCGCTGTCGTTCAGCCCACCCGATCAGGCGGCCCGGTGGTCCGCACCTTCGCCGGGAACACGCGGGGCACAAATCACCACGAAACCAGACGGCCCAGTCGTGGCCGCGTGGCCGGGTACTTTCTTCCGCTTCGAACGGCCCCGCGACGACCGGCCATCGCTTCGCGCGGCCTGGGACGAACAAGCCAACGGCCTCCGCAAGCGACTGAAAGACCTGGCCAAAGACGGCGGGCCCGTCGCCCGGAAGGCGATCGAAAGTGACCCTCTCGCGCTCGCACTGTTCGATTTCGCCGACCGGAACGCCGACGGCAAACTCGATCCGGCGAAAGAAGCCGAAGCGGCCCTGAAACTCCTCGCCCCACTGGTCGGGTGCCGCGTGAATGTCCGGTTCGTCGACGAGGGGAACGGCCTCTTCGAGCTATTAGACAAGGACGGCGACGGCCGGCTTACGCCCCGCGAACTGGTTGAGGCGGCCGCTGTGCTGAAGTCTTACGCCGACCGGGACGGCAACATCAGCCCGGCCAGTCTTCCGCGGCGGGTGATCGTCCGGGCGGAAGTCGAATCGATCACCCTCGTCGTCCCGCTTCGCACTCCGCGTGTTACGGACATGGCGAGCCGGCCGGCGCGAGCCAGCGGCCCCGAGTGGTTCGAAAAAATGGACCGGAACGGCGACGGCGACGTATCCCTCCGCGAATTCCTCGGCCCGATCGCGTTGTTCCGTAA
- a CDS encoding IS5 family transposase, translating to MTADRESILPTIWEVSDDLWARIEPILAAAWPRRDPRGRHHADWRRCLNGIIYQMRTGCQWNALPKVLGDDSTVHRWYQRWCRLGVMEKIWADLVQTCDDLGQVHWDWQSADGCMGKARHGGDHIGKNPTDRGKNGTKRSIVVDEQGGPLGVVIDGANRHDAKLLKATIEAIVIERPDPKEHEQHLCLDKAYDNPSGQSAASEAQYTPHIRRIGEEKTTVTAKHPDGKPRRWVVERTLSWLNRCRAILVRYAKNGKNYLGLVQLACSLIWYRRLFRLNGLG from the coding sequence ATGACGGCGGACAGAGAATCGATCCTTCCGACGATCTGGGAGGTATCCGATGATTTATGGGCGAGGATCGAACCGATCCTTGCGGCGGCCTGGCCTCGGCGAGACCCCCGTGGTCGGCATCACGCGGATTGGCGTAGGTGCCTGAACGGGATCATCTACCAGATGCGGACCGGGTGCCAATGGAATGCGTTGCCCAAGGTGCTGGGTGACGACAGCACGGTTCACCGTTGGTATCAACGCTGGTGTCGCTTGGGTGTGATGGAAAAGATCTGGGCGGATCTGGTCCAGACATGTGATGATCTGGGGCAAGTCCATTGGGACTGGCAGAGCGCTGACGGGTGCATGGGGAAGGCCCGTCACGGCGGCGACCACATCGGCAAAAACCCAACGGATCGAGGGAAAAACGGGACGAAGCGGAGCATCGTGGTGGACGAACAGGGTGGACCACTGGGGGTGGTCATTGACGGGGCGAATCGACACGATGCGAAGTTATTGAAGGCGACGATCGAGGCGATCGTCATCGAGCGGCCGGATCCCAAAGAACACGAGCAACATCTGTGTTTGGATAAAGCGTACGATAATCCGTCCGGCCAGTCTGCGGCGAGTGAGGCCCAATACACCCCTCACATCCGCCGAATCGGCGAGGAGAAGACAACGGTCACGGCCAAGCACCCGGATGGCAAGCCGCGTCGTTGGGTGGTTGAGCGTACCCTGAGTTGGCTGAATCGTTGCCGAGCCATCTTGGTCCGTTATGCAAAAAACGGAAAGAATTATTTGGGCTTAGTCCAGTTAGCGTGTTCCTTGATCTGGTATCGTAGACTCTTCCGCCTCAATGGGTTAGGTTGA
- a CDS encoding DUF1501 domain-containing protein, which translates to MRTRLDRREWLRAGAGAAVSVSVSGWFGRLAHAAGADPARKRSCVLLWLNGGPATIDLWDLKPGHANGGPSKEIATAAPGLRISEHLPKLAALGDRLAVVRSMSTKEGDHGRATYLIRTGTLPQGAIDFPTLGSLVAKELRDETADLPPFVSVAPQRGLSQNAFGPGFLGPQYAPLIVADGQSAAPGRNGGDSVDLQLKVQNLDHYSGVSNPRADDRLALLGDLEADFLAARPGTAGDSHRTAYQAAARLMKPETTKAFDLSGENPAVRDAYGRNLFGQGCLLARRLVERGVPFVEVTLDGWDTHANNFDSVKNLCGVLDPAWSTLVRDLKDRGLLDSTLIACMGEFGRTPKINPQKGRDHFSEAWSVVLAGGGIQGGQAVGRTSKDGTKVEERPVGVPDVLATMCKALGIDHEKQNLSNVGRPIRIVDQAGKPIREVLA; encoded by the coding sequence ATGCGAACACGTCTCGACCGCCGGGAATGGCTTCGTGCCGGGGCGGGGGCAGCGGTTTCCGTGTCGGTGTCCGGCTGGTTTGGCCGGCTCGCGCACGCGGCCGGGGCAGACCCGGCGCGGAAGCGGTCGTGCGTCCTGCTTTGGCTGAACGGCGGGCCGGCTACCATCGACCTCTGGGATCTCAAGCCTGGGCACGCGAACGGGGGGCCGTCGAAGGAAATCGCCACCGCGGCCCCGGGCCTGCGGATCAGCGAACACCTGCCCAAGCTGGCCGCCCTCGGCGACCGGCTCGCGGTCGTCCGCTCGATGTCGACCAAGGAAGGCGACCACGGCCGGGCGACCTACCTCATCCGCACCGGCACCCTGCCCCAGGGCGCGATCGACTTCCCGACTCTCGGCTCGCTCGTGGCCAAGGAATTGCGCGACGAGACCGCCGACCTGCCGCCGTTCGTGAGCGTCGCCCCGCAACGCGGGCTGTCGCAAAATGCGTTCGGCCCCGGCTTCCTCGGCCCGCAATACGCCCCGCTCATCGTCGCGGACGGCCAATCCGCCGCACCGGGCCGCAACGGCGGCGACAGCGTCGACCTGCAACTCAAGGTGCAAAACCTCGACCACTACTCCGGCGTGAGCAACCCGCGGGCCGACGACCGGCTCGCCCTCCTCGGTGACCTGGAAGCCGACTTCCTCGCCGCGCGACCGGGCACCGCCGGGGACAGTCACCGGACCGCGTACCAGGCGGCCGCCCGACTGATGAAGCCCGAGACGACCAAGGCGTTCGACCTGTCCGGCGAGAACCCGGCGGTGCGGGACGCCTACGGCCGAAACCTGTTCGGCCAGGGCTGCCTGCTCGCCCGCCGGCTCGTCGAACGCGGGGTGCCGTTCGTGGAGGTGACGCTCGACGGATGGGACACCCACGCCAACAACTTCGACAGCGTCAAGAACCTGTGCGGCGTACTCGACCCGGCGTGGTCGACCCTCGTGCGCGATTTGAAAGACCGCGGGCTCCTCGATTCCACGCTGATCGCCTGCATGGGCGAATTCGGCCGGACGCCAAAGATCAACCCGCAAAAGGGCCGGGACCACTTCTCGGAGGCGTGGTCCGTGGTCCTCGCGGGCGGCGGCATCCAAGGCGGCCAGGCGGTCGGTCGGACGAGCAAGGACGGGACCAAGGTGGAAGAGCGGCCCGTCGGCGTGCCGGACGTGCTGGCGACGATGTGCAAGGCGCTGGGCATCGACCACGAAAAGCAAAACCTGTCCAACGTCGGCCGTCCGATCCGCATCGTCGACCAGGCCGGGAAGCCGATCCGCGAGGTGCTGGCATGA